The Sphingomonas sp. NBWT7 nucleotide sequence GCAGCAGCCGCTGGCGCCGGTCGCGCTCGCCCGGGCGCGCCTCGACCAAGCCGCGATCGGTCAGCTCGCCCAGCACGCGGCCGAGCGACTGTTTGGTGATCCCCAGCAGCGCTAGAAGATCCGAGACGGCCATGTTGGGCTTACGCGCGATGAAGTACAGCGCGCGGTGATGCGCGCGGCCCAGGCCGTGCCGCGCGAGGCCGCGATCGATCGACCGGGTGACGTGCGCATTGCCGAAATACAGCAGCTCCAACCCGCGGCGGATCTCGGGTTCGCGCAGGAAAAGCGGCGAGGCGGAGGACGTTGGGGCAGCCATGTTGACCGGCCTTGCCATCGGCCCTACCCGACCGCAACCTTCAACGGCGGCGTTTTTTTCCGCGCCGCAGGAGCCGCAACTCGTGCCAACGTCCTCTCCCTTCGTCTTTGAGCCAAACACCGCGCCGATCCCCGCCAGCGAGCGCGCCGCGCGGATCGCCGATCCCGGCTTCGGCCGCGTCTTCACCGATCACATGGCGCTGATCCGCTGGAACGAGACGAAGGGCTGGCACGACGCGAAGATCACCGCGCGCACGACGCTGACGGTCGATCCGGCGACCGCGGTGCTCCATTACGCGCAGGAGATCTTCGAGGGGCTCAAGGCGTATCGCCACGATGACGGAAGCGTCGCGCTGTTCCGCCCGTACGACAATGCCCGCCGTTTCCGCGATTCGGCCCGGCGGATGGCGATGGCCGAGCTCCCCGACGACCTGTTCGTCGGATCGATCGAGGCGCTGGTGAAGGCCGATGCCGACTGGTTTCCGGCGATCGACGGCGGTTCGCTGTATCTGCGCCCGTTCATGATCGCGAGTGAGGTGTTCCTAGGCGTGAAGCCGGCGGCAGAATATCTCTACATGGTGCTCGCCTCGTCGGCCGGCTCGTACTGGAAGGGCGGGGTGCGGCCGATCTCGCTGTGGGTCAGCCACGATTATTCGCGCGCGGCGCCGGGGGGCACGGGCGCGGCGAAGTGCGGCGGCAATTATGCCACCAGCCTCGTCGCGCAGTCCGAAGCGATCCGCCGCGGCTGTGATCAGGTGGTGTTCCTCGATGCGACCGAGCGGCGCTGGATCGAGGAGCTGGGCGGCATGAACATCTTCTTCGTGTTCGACGACGGATCGATCCAAACGCCGGCGCTGACCGGCACAATCCTGCCCGGAATCACGCGCGATTCGATCCTGACGCTGGCGCGCGACGCCGGGCTGACGGTGCGCGAGGAGCCCTATGCGATCGACGCGTGGCGCGCCGACGCAGCGAGCGGCCGACTGGTCGAGAGCTTCGCCTGCGGCACCGCCGCGGTGGTGACGCCGATCGGCGCGGTGAGCGGGCCAGATTACGCCTTCACGATCGGCACCGGCGGCACCGGCCAGACGACGCAGCGCTTCCTCGATCAGCTGAGCGCGATCCAGCGCGGGGGGGCGGCCGATCGGCACGGCTGGATCCATCCGGTCGCCTGATCGGCGTCCCCAAAGAATTGCACTTCGCGCGCGCACGCATTAGGGGCGCGCGTCTGTTGGGGCGTCGCCAAGTGGTAAGGCACCGGTTTTTGGTACCGGCATTCGCAGGTTCGAATCCTGCCGCCCCAGCCAACTCCCTGTCGTGAGCCGTCTCACGGCAGCGTGCTGGCTAGAAAACTTCAGTATCAGTAGCACCGTGGTGATTTCAGCTGTCGCTGGGCGTCGTATCACATCGCTAGGATATGGGGGTCAGCTTCATCTGGACCGGCCATTGGCACGATGGCCACGAACCTGACGCCGCCCGGATCGTAGGATAGCGCAACCGTCCCACCGGTTTGCTGTGCCAGCACCCGTTGGATGAGCTGTGTGCCAAAGCCGGTCCGCGACGGCTTTTCGACGGTAGGACCGTTTCGCTCCATCCACGTCAGATGCAATCGACGCGTGGGCGTTTTATCGTCCACAGACCAATCGATATGCACCCTACCCATCCCGTTCGAGAGGGCACCATATTTGGTGGCATTGGTAGCAAGCTCGTGCAGCGCGAGTGCGAGGCCTGTCACCAGACGAGGTGAGAGGGGGGCGTCAGGGCCCGTGAGCATGAACCTCTGGCCGTCCTCTACCCCGAACGGCGAGAGGGTTTGCCTCAACAAATCGCGGATCGCCGCACGTTCGAACGATCCACGGACGAGCAGGTCGTTTGCCGCCGACATGGCGTGGATGCGCGCTTCCAGGGTCGCGCTGGCATCCTCGATCGATGTGGCGCGGCGCATCGTCTGAGCAACGATTGCCTGCAACGATGTCAGTGTATTTTTGACGCGATGGTTCAGTTCGTTTGCGAGCATCGCACGATGGCCGTCTGCCCGCTTGCGCTCAGAAATATCCTGGGTGGTACCAATCAGCGACATCGGCGTGCCATCAGCGCGGTAGTTCGCTTGTCCCCTGATCTGGACCCAGCGTTCCTGACCAGAGGGAAGGCGCAGCCGATATTCCGCTTCCAACGGTTTTCGATCGGCAATCGCATTATTAAGCGCTTCAGACTGAATGATGCGATCATCAGGGTGGATCGTGTCCTTAAGCTCTTGCAAGCTCAGGGGATCACCAGGGTTTCGCCCGCAGATTGCTTTGCACTCGTCGGAGGCAATGAGGTGCCCGGTATCGAGGTCAATGCTCCAGATGCCGAGCCGCCCTGCCTCCAGCGCAAAGCGAAGCCGTTGCTCACTGGCCTCAAGGGCAACGTTCCGCTTTGCGATCTGCGCTTCCAGTTCATCCCGATCGGATTGAAGGCGAGCTAGACGTTCGCGCTCCAATGTCACGTCGAATTGGGAAGCGAAGAAGTAGGTCAGCTCTCCGTCATCGGCGAACACGGGAGACACCAGCAGCCTGTTCCAGAACCGCGTTCCGTCTTTCTTGTAGTTCAGCAACTCCAGTTCGATCGGCGTGCGGGCTGCAATAGCCGCGCGCACTTGGGCTACATCTGCCTGATCGGTATCGGGTCCCTGAAGGAAGCGGCAGTTCCGACCAAGGATGTCACCGCGGTAGTAGCCGGTCAGTTTCGCAAATGCCGCATTGGCAAACACGATTGGATTATCGGGTTTGCGCGGATCAGTGATGATCATCGGCATACGGGTCGCACGCACAGCTGACGAAAAAGGGTCGGGGCCATTGCCCGCGCGTGTCAGCTCACGGATGATCCGTGCCTCTTCCTTGAAATCCGGCAACTTGTACGCTTTCCTCATTGGCGCCCCAATTTTTCAAGGCGGATATCGGCGAACAGCGCGCCCTTCATGAGGGTCTGTCTGCATGCCATGGAGCATATTTAGCTCATTCCGGGACCGAATTGTTACAGTGATGATGCAGTGACATAGAAACCCACTGCGATCACCGCGACGGCAATCCGCGCCCAAGCAGCCCCCGGCGGGTTCCGAGAGCTTTACCCAGGGCATTGCCCCCGATCGTCCCGACAACTCCGCCTGAGACCAGGAGCGCGGTATCGTCCCAATCGACCAAACCTGACATTGCGTAAGAGGTGGCGGTCGTCAGCCCTTGCGCACTGACAACCAGCGACTTGCCGATCGCGAACGGCAGCGGCATCGCGGTTGCCAGGATCAGTCCTAGCACGATCAGGAAGCCGCCCCCGACTCCGAAAAAGCCGGCGCGCGTCCCACTCACAGTCCGATCGGAACCAGGCGCGGCAGCAGCGTTGCGGCGCTGTCGCGGGTAAGGCGCACGTCTGGTGCTTCCGCCGCGCGACGCTTGCGCAGCATCGACAGGCCGACGCCGATCATCAGCAGCCCGAAGAGGAAGAGTAGCCCCTTGCCGTCGAACGCCTTGCCCAACTCCGCCCCCAGCGCCGCGCCGATCACCCCGGACATGGCGAAGACACCGGCGCACCGCCACTTCACCTTGCCCGCGCGTGCATAGCCGATCAGGCCGGCGAGCGCGTTGACCGTAACGGCGATCGCGGCCGTGCCGATCGCAGCGTGCGGCGATCCCACGCCGACGACATAGATCAGCAGCGGCACGCGAGGATCGACCAGCCTCTGCTCACAAGGCCGAGGATCAGCCCAATCACGCCGCCCGATGCGAGCGCGGCAACGATGGCGGCGGTGTCCAAGATCGTCTCAGGCCTTCGCGCGCCGGTTCCAGGGCATGACGCGCAGCAGATTGGCCATGCCGCACCACCCCGTCACGCCGGCGAACATCAGCCCCGCCCCCACGAACGCAGACAGCCCGAAGAAATTGGGAGCGACCAACGCGCCAAGCAGCACGCCGGTTAGTACCAGCGCGCCGGCAGTGATCTGGACTTGCCGCATGATTTCCAACGGCTGCGATCGGTCGGTGATGATGGGCTGTCCGGCCTGCCGCCACGCATCGATGCCGCCCCCAAGGATGTAGGTGGGGGCGTTACCCGCTGCCGCGCTGAGCTGCGCGGCATTAGCGGCGGTGCGCATTCCGGATTTGCAGTGGAAGATGACCGGGCGGCAGTCACGCGGCAGATCGCCGATCCGGTAAAGCGGCACGTTGATCGCGCCGGGGATGCGCTCGCGCGCATGTTCGTCGGCCCCGCGAATGTCGATCAGCCGCGCACCGGCATCGAGCGCGGCGCGGGTGTCGGCGGGGGAGAGGGTCGCAAGCGTCATCGCATCAATCCTTGCAGTAGAGCTGGTAGAGGGTGGCGAGCAGCGTTTCGACGCGCGCATCCGCTATGGCGTACCAGAGCGTCTGGCTCTCCCGCCGGTAACTGACGAGGCCTTCGTCGCGCATCTTCGCCAAGTGCTGCGAGCAGGCCGATTGCGACAGGCCGACATCGCGCGCCAGATCGCCGACCGTCACTTCGCCATGCTCGACCAGCTTGCACAACAGCATCAGCCGGCGCGCATTGCCGATCGCCTTCAGCGTATCGGCGACCTGTCCAGCCTTTGCCTCGAATGTCGCCAGGTCCATTGGCTTCAGCATCATCGCCATTCCATTAGGTATTGCTTATGTAGCATTATCTAATATATTAGCAAGCGCTAACGGAGGAAATCATGATCCAGCCTTTCATCGAGGCGTTCTTCGACGTGCCGACCAACACGATCAGCTACCTCGTCGGCGATCCCACGACGCGGACCGCGGCTGTGATCGATCCCGTGCTCGACTTCGACATGGCGAGCGGCGTCGCCGACACCCGCTCGGCTGAGCGCATCCTCGCCTTCGCCCGCGCGCAGGACTGGCGGATCGCGATGGTGCTGGAGACGCACGCCCATGCCGATCATTTGTCGGCCGCCCCGTTCATCAAGGCGCACACCAGCGCATGGATCGGGATCGGCGCGCATATCCGCGACGTGCAGAAAATCTTCCGCCCCGTGTTCGCGATGGACGACCTGCGGACGGACGGATCGGACTTCGATCGCCTCTTTAACGACGGTGATCGCTTCGCGATCGGCAAGTTGGACGTCGAGGTACTGCACGTCCCCGGCCACACCTCGGCTGACGTCGCCTATCTCATCGGCGATGCTGCGTTCGTCGGCGATACGCTGTTCATGCCCGACTATGGTACCGCGCGGGCCGACTTCCCCGGCGGGGATGCGCGCACGCTCTATCGCTCGATCCGCCGCCTGCTGGCGCTGCCTGACGAGACGCGCCTGTTCCTGTGCCACGACTACAAGGTGCCGAACCGAGACGACTATCGCTGGGAAACGACGGTGGGCGAGCAGCGACGGTCGAACGTCCACGTGCATGACGGCGTCCGCGAGGACGATTTCGTCGCCATGCGGGAGCAGCGCGATGCCGGGCTATCGGTGCCCAAGCTTCTGTTGCCCTCGATCCAGGTTAATATACGTGCCGGCCACTTCGAGGAGGCTCAGGCGAACGGCGTCACTTACCCGCGTATCCCGGTGAAATGGCTCGAAAAGTGAGCGCCAGCGGTCCTGCGCAAGCTATCGAGTGGATAGATGACGAGGGCTTAACCGGGTGACTGTCCACTTCGTAGCATCGAGATGATCGCTAAAAAGAGAACATGATCGACGCGTAACCGTAGCTCACATCGCGCGGATCCGGTGCGTTCGGCGCGTCACGCAGGAACCGGCCCTTGAAGAGGCGGGCATAGCCGAGATCGAGTGCGAGAATATCTTTGATGAGGTCGTACTCCACCTGTAGCTGTATCTGCTGCCCGGCGTTGCGCCCGGCACGCCCGGTCGCATCACGCACGTCGCTGTTGCTGAAGCGGTCGATCGCGCTGGCGAGGCGGAGCAGGCGGTAGTCGCCCATCACCGAAAGTCCGTCCGCCGGCGATGCCTTCATTCGCGCACCGGGAGAGAGCATATTCGACCTGTCCGCCGCGCCGAACAATTCGGTGGGACCGAACTCGAACCGCCGTGCGCCGTATAAAGTGTCGAACCTTCCGATCCGCCCCTCTCGACGATTGCCGGTGTAATAATCGAAAAATGCAGTCAGCTCAGGCTTCCACCCGCCTGCGAAGCGGTAGCCGATGTCGCCGTGGAAGCCGTACGCCTCGACTGGGACAACCGGCTTGCCGCTGTCCGGACTGCCGTCGCGCCCGCGCCCGAACTGCGCCATCCCTTCGACCTCGAACACGATGCCGCTGTCGGGCTTGGCGAACAGCCGCACCCCCGGCGTGAACAGCCGCCGGTCGCTGCGATCTTCCTGGCTTTCGCCGCGTTCGATCAGGCCATAGGCATAGGTTTCGAGCCGGGTATCTCCGCCAACGGGAACGCGGTTGAAGACGCCGAACAGTTGGAGATCGGTGTTCTCGCGGTCCCACTGTGGACGGTTACGCCGGATCGCAATGGTACCCGTCGGCAGCCGGACGGTAGGCATCGTCCAAAAGGCGACGAATTCGCGATCATTTTCACCTTCGCGCGTCAGCCGTACGCCGGTGAACGATGTGACCGAGGTGCGGAAACCCTGCCGCGCGACGAGCCGTTCGGAGCCCAGCTGCATCGTCATCCGCCCCGCCTTCAGATAGCTGGTAGTGCCGGTGCCTAGCGCATCACCGAGATCGCCCTGCACATAATATTGCGAGAATTCGAGGGCATTGACGACATCGGTGCCGACCGACGATCCACGCCGCTGAAAATAGGCGCGCGCGTCGTGGAACTCGGCACCGACACGCACCGGGCCGC carries:
- a CDS encoding PAS domain-containing protein, which translates into the protein MPDFKEEARIIRELTRAGNGPDPFSSAVRATRMPMIITDPRKPDNPIVFANAAFAKLTGYYRGDILGRNCRFLQGPDTDQADVAQVRAAIAARTPIELELLNYKKDGTRFWNRLLVSPVFADDGELTYFFASQFDVTLERERLARLQSDRDELEAQIAKRNVALEASEQRLRFALEAGRLGIWSIDLDTGHLIASDECKAICGRNPGDPLSLQELKDTIHPDDRIIQSEALNNAIADRKPLEAEYRLRLPSGQERWVQIRGQANYRADGTPMSLIGTTQDISERKRADGHRAMLANELNHRVKNTLTSLQAIVAQTMRRATSIEDASATLEARIHAMSAANDLLVRGSFERAAIRDLLRQTLSPFGVEDGQRFMLTGPDAPLSPRLVTGLALALHELATNATKYGALSNGMGRVHIDWSVDDKTPTRRLHLTWMERNGPTVEKPSRTGFGTQLIQRVLAQQTGGTVALSYDPGGVRFVAIVPMAGPDEADPHILAM
- a CDS encoding rhodanese family protein, which encodes MTLATLSPADTRAALDAGARLIDIRGADEHARERIPGAINVPLYRIGDLPRDCRPVIFHCKSGMRTAANAAQLSAAAGNAPTYILGGGIDAWRQAGQPIITDRSQPLEIMRQVQITAGALVLTGVLLGALVAPNFFGLSAFVGAGLMFAGVTGWCGMANLLRVMPWNRRAKA
- a CDS encoding branched-chain amino acid aminotransferase; amino-acid sequence: MPTSSPFVFEPNTAPIPASERAARIADPGFGRVFTDHMALIRWNETKGWHDAKITARTTLTVDPATAVLHYAQEIFEGLKAYRHDDGSVALFRPYDNARRFRDSARRMAMAELPDDLFVGSIEALVKADADWFPAIDGGSLYLRPFMIASEVFLGVKPAAEYLYMVLASSAGSYWKGGVRPISLWVSHDYSRAAPGGTGAAKCGGNYATSLVAQSEAIRRGCDQVVFLDATERRWIEELGGMNIFFVFDDGSIQTPALTGTILPGITRDSILTLARDAGLTVREEPYAIDAWRADAASGRLVESFACGTAAVVTPIGAVSGPDYAFTIGTGGTGQTTQRFLDQLSAIQRGGAADRHGWIHPVA
- a CDS encoding alginate export family protein encodes the protein MRKLAWGALGLAAGLAPPAAQAQITDDGLLHRAIGAPDDWHLSGSVRARFEAIDGQFREEAVNRDQVLALRTTAFAEYDSGPVRVGAEFHDARAYFQRRGSSVGTDVVNALEFSQYYVQGDLGDALGTGTTSYLKAGRMTMQLGSERLVARQGFRTSVTSFTGVRLTREGENDREFVAFWTMPTVRLPTGTIAIRRNRPQWDRENTDLQLFGVFNRVPVGGDTRLETYAYGLIERGESQEDRSDRRLFTPGVRLFAKPDSGIVFEVEGMAQFGRGRDGSPDSGKPVVPVEAYGFHGDIGYRFAGGWKPELTAFFDYYTGNRREGRIGRFDTLYGARRFEFGPTELFGAADRSNMLSPGARMKASPADGLSVMGDYRLLRLASAIDRFSNSDVRDATGRAGRNAGQQIQLQVEYDLIKDILALDLGYARLFKGRFLRDAPNAPDPRDVSYGYASIMFSF
- a CDS encoding helix-turn-helix transcriptional regulator, encoding MMLKPMDLATFEAKAGQVADTLKAIGNARRLMLLCKLVEHGEVTVGDLARDVGLSQSACSQHLAKMRDEGLVSYRRESQTLWYAIADARVETLLATLYQLYCKD
- a CDS encoding MarR family winged helix-turn-helix transcriptional regulator, which codes for MAAPTSSASPLFLREPEIRRGLELLYFGNAHVTRSIDRGLARHGLGRAHHRALYFIARKPNMAVSDLLALLGITKQSLGRVLGELTDRGLVEARPGERDRRQRLLHLTEAGTAFEAELYDALRDRLATAYSKAGQGAVSGFWAVLEGLIPDEEIARVEALRGN
- a CDS encoding MBL fold metallo-hydrolase, with product MIQPFIEAFFDVPTNTISYLVGDPTTRTAAVIDPVLDFDMASGVADTRSAERILAFARAQDWRIAMVLETHAHADHLSAAPFIKAHTSAWIGIGAHIRDVQKIFRPVFAMDDLRTDGSDFDRLFNDGDRFAIGKLDVEVLHVPGHTSADVAYLIGDAAFVGDTLFMPDYGTARADFPGGDARTLYRSIRRLLALPDETRLFLCHDYKVPNRDDYRWETTVGEQRRSNVHVHDGVREDDFVAMREQRDAGLSVPKLLLPSIQVNIRAGHFEEAQANGVTYPRIPVKWLEK